One Ostrea edulis chromosome 2, xbOstEdul1.1, whole genome shotgun sequence genomic region harbors:
- the LOC125681037 gene encoding uncharacterized protein LOC125681037 has protein sequence MKKLIFNLLYIIHLVVQDLRFVDGICSGKDGLKCCSGFKWDLHLEACIECAAGYFGINCSRSCPYPTYGYRCKQQCVCSEHQCSNTFGCSQQERTTATSTYSTRGLKSVRQKQNTDVPLYSTDWDTISVKPVMTTSGELNNNKNVCNCSVDRYNNIEYGVVEIGIFVTSVVFSILSVLTLMTKINRLFKQRKSNPESSSLPVSSGDHYLELEDLEESKYLHKSDLSILLRDEKNGIKILFNKENDAYFLELPSKYFEKDSRNAANVIRNKQMESSLTSMESSCHSVREDGYVSPKPCHKTLGRERSDSCDKTACAHCGCFQDLRSTGDAYLTVTRETMGSIA, from the exons ATGAAAAAACTCATATTTAATTTGCTTTATATTATCCATTTAGTTGTCCAGGACTTGCGATTTGTGGATGGAATTTGCAGTGG GAAAGACGGTCTAAAGTGTTGTTCTGGGTTTAAATGGGATCTTCACTTAGAGGCATGTATTG AATGTGCAGCTGGATATTTTGGTATAAATTGCTCTCGATCCTGTCCATATCCAACATACGGTTATAGATGTAAACAACAATGTGTGTGCAGTGAACATCAGTGTAGTAATACCTTCGGTTGCTCTCAACAAG aaaGGACAACAGCAACATCGACATATTCAACGCGAGGCTTAAAATCAG TTCGACAAAAGCAGAACACGGATGTACCCTTGTATTCCACAGACTGGGATACAATATCCGTGAAACCAGTCATGACTACGTCTGGTGAACTAAACAACAATAAGAACGTTTGCAATTGTTCTGTTGACCGATATAACAATATTGAATATGGAGTTGTAGAGATTGGAATATTTGTCACTTCAGTTGTATTTTCAATTCTATCAGTACTCACACTTATGACGAAAATTAACCGATTGTTTAAACAACGCAAGTCAAACCCAGAATCGTCATCACTTCCAGTTAGTAGCGGTGATCATTATCTAGAGTTGGAGGACTTAGAGgaatcaaaatatttacataaatcAGATCTTTCTATACTTTTGAGGGATGAAAAAAACGgaataaaaattttgtttaacaAGGAGAACGATGCATATTTCCTAGAACTTCCCTCAAAATATTTCGAAAAGGATTCGAGGAATGCAGCTAACGTTATTCGAAATAAACAAATGGAATCTTCTCTTACGTCAATGGAATCCTCATGTCATTCGGTACGGGAAGATGGGTATGTGTCACCAAAACCGTGTCATAAAACTCTAGGACGGGAAAGAAGTGATAGCTGTGATAAAACAGCATGTGCACATTGCGGATGTTTCCAAGATTTGCGTAGCACTGGAGATGCGTATCTGACAGTTACAAGGGAAACTATGGGATCTATTGCATAA